Proteins found in one Synechococcus sp. LA31 genomic segment:
- the purF gene encoding amidophosphoribosyltransferase, which translates to MHNAETNQKVGTAVTDVHSVSLPTPDQISAERPDKPEEACGVFAVLAADQPVANLTYFGLYALQHRGQESAGIAVFDAEPGEAARPQVRMHKDMGLVSQVFDQSVLERLPGQLAIGHNRYSTTGSSKACNAQPVLLNTRLGPLAFAHNGNLVNAGELREAIAADIPEAEFTSTTDSELIAFAIQHAVNQGLGWEAAIREAASRCRGAFSLVIGTPEGLYALRDGHGIRPLVFGHMGEQSEAQWVVSSESCGLDIIGASFDGDVEPGEIMHFRLGDPEPSRSRWITEPAKLCVFEMIYFARPDSRFFGESLYSYRVRIGEVLARETPVAADIVIGVPDSGIPAAIGYSQHSGIPFGDGLIKNRYVGRTFIQPTQAMREAGIRVKLNPLPDVLAGKRVVVIDDSIVRGTTSRKLVAAIRDAGATEVHMRISSPPVTHPCFYGIDTDTQDQLIAARLTLEEIAAHLGVDSLAYLSKEGMVEAAQANAGHFCTACFDGAYPIEMDESVSGSKLMLEPKGIAATV; encoded by the coding sequence ATGCACAATGCTGAAACAAACCAAAAGGTGGGAACTGCGGTGACCGACGTGCACTCCGTCTCGCTTCCCACCCCCGATCAGATCAGCGCCGAGCGCCCTGACAAGCCGGAAGAAGCCTGCGGCGTGTTTGCCGTGCTGGCGGCTGATCAGCCGGTGGCCAACCTCACCTACTTCGGTCTTTACGCCCTGCAGCATCGGGGCCAGGAGTCGGCCGGGATCGCCGTGTTTGATGCCGAGCCCGGTGAAGCGGCCAGGCCCCAGGTGCGCATGCACAAAGACATGGGCTTGGTGAGCCAGGTGTTCGATCAGAGCGTGCTGGAGCGCCTGCCCGGACAGCTCGCCATCGGCCACAACCGCTACTCCACCACCGGCAGCAGCAAGGCCTGCAATGCCCAGCCGGTGCTGCTCAACACCCGCCTCGGCCCGCTCGCCTTTGCCCACAACGGCAATTTGGTGAATGCCGGCGAACTGCGCGAGGCCATTGCGGCCGATATTCCTGAGGCGGAGTTCACCTCCACCACCGATTCTGAGCTGATTGCCTTTGCGATCCAGCACGCGGTGAACCAGGGGCTGGGCTGGGAGGCGGCCATCCGCGAGGCCGCCAGCCGCTGCCGCGGCGCCTTCAGCCTGGTGATCGGCACCCCCGAGGGGCTCTATGCGCTGCGCGACGGCCATGGCATCCGGCCGCTGGTGTTTGGCCACATGGGCGAGCAGAGCGAGGCCCAATGGGTGGTGAGCAGCGAAAGCTGCGGGCTCGACATCATCGGCGCCAGCTTCGATGGCGATGTGGAGCCCGGCGAGATCATGCATTTCCGCCTCGGGGATCCCGAGCCCAGCCGCAGCCGCTGGATCACCGAGCCCGCGAAGCTCTGCGTGTTCGAGATGATCTATTTCGCCCGGCCCGATAGCCGCTTTTTCGGCGAATCGCTCTACAGCTACCGGGTGCGCATCGGTGAAGTGCTGGCGCGTGAAACGCCTGTGGCGGCCGACATCGTGATTGGTGTGCCCGATTCCGGGATCCCGGCTGCGATCGGCTACTCGCAGCACAGTGGCATTCCCTTCGGTGATGGTCTGATCAAAAACCGCTACGTGGGCCGCACCTTCATTCAGCCCACCCAGGCCATGCGCGAGGCCGGCATCCGCGTGAAGCTCAACCCCCTGCCGGATGTGCTTGCCGGTAAGCGTGTGGTGGTGATCGACGACTCGATCGTGCGCGGCACCACTAGCCGCAAGCTCGTGGCCGCCATCCGTGATGCGGGCGCCACAGAGGTGCACATGCGCATCAGCTCACCGCCGGTGACGCACCCCTGCTTCTACGGCATCGACACCGACACCCAAGACCAGTTGATTGCGGCCCGCCTCACCCTCGAGGAGATCGCTGCTCATCTGGGGGTGGATTCCCTGGCCTACCTGAGCAAGGAGGGCATGGTGGAAGCGGCCCAGGCCAATGCCGGCCACTTCTGCACCGCCTGTTTCGATGGCGCCTATCCGATCGAAATGGATGAGAGCGTGAGCGGCAGCAAGCTGATGCTCGAACCCAAAGGGATCGCCGCCACGGTCTGA
- the purL gene encoding phosphoribosylformylglycinamidine synthase subunit PurL yields MVAAPEYASLTYSVPDALKKENLSQADYDEICRRLGRAPNRAELGMFGVMWSEHCCYRNSRPLLQGFPTTGPRILVGPGENAGVVDLGEGQRLAFKIESHNHPSAVEPFQGAATGVGGILRDIFTMGARPIALLNALRFGPLEDERNVGLMEGVVAGIAHYGNCVGVPTVGGEVAFDASYSGNPLVNAMALGLMETDEIVCSGAEGVGYPVVYVGSTTGRDGMGGASFASAELTEASLDDRPAVQVGDPFLEKGLIEACLEAFQTGDVVAAQDMGAAGLTCSCSEMAAKGGLGIELDLDRVPAREAGMTPYEFLLSESQERMLFVVKPGREQALMERFSRWGLQAAVVGRVLEDNIVRVLQNGAVAAEVPASALADDTPINRHELISEPPAEIQAHWRWSESELPAAGPAGITPAGGTALSWNAVLLQLLDDPTIASKRWVYRQYDHQVQANTVVPPGGADAAVVRLRPQADTQAARRGVAAVVDCPNRWVALDPERGGMAAVAEAARNLSCVGAEPLAVTDNLNFPSPETPTGYWQLALACRGLSAACSVLDTPVTGGNVSLYNETRLPDGRMQPIHPTPVVGMVGLVHDLAHVRGQAWRDGGDAIWLLGAGLEAGEAPADPRLSLAGSSYLEQVHGAVTGRPPEIDLPLERSVQGFLRQAIAAGLVCSAHDLSDGGLAVAAAEACIASGLGAHLEIPASTARVDRLLFAEGGARILVSVAPAQGAAWQQALDAAGVPAQCLGVVAAEAELQIQQAGQPLLKLPVAQLEAQFEQAIPRRMGVDLPPTS; encoded by the coding sequence GTGGTCGCCGCTCCCGAGTACGCCTCCCTCACTTACTCCGTTCCCGACGCCCTCAAGAAGGAGAACCTCAGCCAGGCCGATTACGACGAGATCTGCCGCCGCCTCGGCCGCGCCCCCAACCGCGCTGAGCTGGGCATGTTCGGTGTGATGTGGTCGGAGCACTGCTGTTACCGCAACTCCCGGCCCCTGCTGCAGGGCTTCCCCACCACCGGCCCGCGCATCCTGGTGGGTCCCGGCGAGAACGCCGGCGTGGTGGATTTGGGCGAGGGCCAGCGCCTGGCCTTCAAGATCGAAAGCCACAACCATCCCTCGGCCGTGGAGCCGTTCCAGGGGGCTGCCACAGGCGTGGGCGGCATCCTGCGCGACATCTTCACCATGGGCGCCCGCCCGATCGCCCTGCTCAACGCTCTGCGTTTCGGCCCGCTGGAAGACGAGCGCAACGTGGGCCTGATGGAGGGCGTGGTGGCTGGCATCGCCCACTACGGCAACTGCGTGGGTGTGCCCACCGTGGGCGGCGAGGTGGCGTTCGACGCCAGCTATTCCGGCAATCCCCTCGTGAACGCCATGGCCCTGGGGCTGATGGAAACCGATGAGATTGTGTGCTCCGGCGCCGAAGGCGTGGGCTATCCGGTGGTGTATGTGGGCAGCACCACCGGCCGCGACGGCATGGGCGGCGCCAGCTTTGCCAGTGCTGAGCTCACCGAAGCCTCCCTCGACGATCGCCCCGCTGTGCAGGTGGGTGATCCCTTCCTGGAGAAGGGCCTGATCGAGGCCTGCCTCGAGGCCTTCCAAACCGGCGATGTGGTGGCCGCGCAAGACATGGGCGCCGCCGGCCTCACCTGCAGCTGCTCGGAGATGGCCGCGAAGGGTGGCCTGGGCATCGAGCTGGATCTTGATCGGGTGCCCGCCCGTGAGGCGGGCATGACCCCCTACGAGTTTTTGCTCTCTGAATCGCAGGAGCGGATGCTGTTTGTGGTGAAGCCCGGCCGCGAGCAGGCGCTGATGGAGCGCTTCAGCCGTTGGGGTTTACAGGCGGCCGTGGTGGGCCGCGTGCTGGAGGACAACATCGTGCGTGTGCTCCAGAACGGTGCCGTAGCCGCCGAGGTGCCCGCCAGCGCCCTGGCCGACGACACCCCGATCAACCGGCACGAGCTGATCAGTGAGCCCCCGGCTGAGATCCAGGCCCACTGGCGCTGGAGCGAGTCTGAACTCCCTGCAGCGGGCCCCGCCGGCATCACCCCCGCGGGTGGCACCGCCCTCAGTTGGAACGCGGTGCTGCTGCAGCTGCTCGATGACCCCACCATCGCCTCCAAACGTTGGGTGTACCGCCAATACGACCACCAGGTGCAGGCCAACACCGTGGTGCCCCCTGGCGGCGCTGATGCGGCGGTGGTGCGCCTGCGGCCCCAGGCAGACACCCAAGCGGCCAGGCGCGGTGTGGCGGCGGTGGTGGATTGCCCCAACCGTTGGGTGGCGCTCGATCCCGAGCGCGGCGGCATGGCGGCCGTGGCTGAGGCCGCCCGCAACCTCAGCTGCGTGGGTGCCGAGCCCCTGGCCGTCACCGACAACCTCAACTTCCCCTCCCCCGAAACTCCCACCGGCTACTGGCAGCTGGCCCTGGCCTGCCGCGGCCTCTCGGCGGCCTGCTCAGTGCTTGATACGCCCGTCACCGGCGGCAACGTGTCGCTCTACAACGAAACCCGCCTGCCCGATGGGCGCATGCAGCCGATCCACCCCACGCCGGTGGTGGGCATGGTGGGGTTGGTGCACGATCTGGCCCACGTGCGCGGCCAGGCCTGGCGCGATGGCGGCGATGCGATCTGGTTGCTTGGGGCTGGGCTGGAGGCGGGGGAGGCTCCCGCCGATCCCCGCCTGAGCCTGGCCGGCAGCAGCTATCTGGAGCAGGTGCATGGAGCCGTTACGGGGCGCCCGCCCGAGATTGATCTGCCGCTGGAGCGCTCAGTGCAGGGCTTCCTGCGCCAGGCGATCGCCGCCGGCCTGGTGTGCTCCGCCCACGACCTCAGTGATGGCGGTTTGGCTGTGGCCGCCGCGGAAGCCTGTATCGCCAGTGGATTGGGTGCCCATCTGGAGATCCCTGCCAGCACCGCTCGGGTGGATCGCTTGCTTTTCGCTGAGGGCGGTGCCCGCATCCTGGTGAGTGTGGCTCCGGCTCAGGGCGCTGCCTGGCAGCAGGCGCTCGATGCCGCAGGCGTCCCCGCCCAGTGCCTGGGTGTGGTGGCCGCTGAGGCTGAGCTGCAGATCCAGCAGGCCGGTCAACCCTTGCTCAAGCTGCCCGTCGCCCAGCTCGAGGCCCAGTTTGAGCAGGCCATTCCGCGCCGCATGGGCGTGGATCTGCCGCCAACGAGTTGA
- the dnaN gene encoding DNA polymerase III subunit beta: MKLVCSQAELNASLQLVSRAVAGRPTHPVLANVLLTADAGTGRLSLTGFDLSLGIQTSLSASVHTSGAITLPARLFGEIVARMPADSPISLSCEEGGEQVELTSASGSYQMRGMPADDFPELPLAQAATPIKLDPEVLVKGLRATLFASSGDEAKQLLTGVHLGLNADGLECAATDGHRLAVLRLQNSAEGGADLDVTVPARSLRELERLLSSRGGSDLVSLFCDHGQVVFQFADQVLTSRSLDGTYPNYRQLIPESFTRSLKLDRKGLLGALERVAVLADQHNNVVKISSDPAAGQLSISTDAQDVGSGSEAIAADVSGDAIQIAFNVRYVLDGLKAMSAERVELRCNAPTTPVVLAPDDDSAFTYLVMPVQIRQ, translated from the coding sequence ATGAAGCTGGTCTGCTCCCAGGCCGAACTCAACGCCAGCCTTCAGCTGGTCAGTCGCGCTGTGGCAGGCCGGCCCACCCATCCGGTGTTGGCCAACGTGCTGCTCACCGCTGACGCCGGCACAGGCCGGCTCAGCCTCACCGGCTTTGATTTGAGCCTCGGCATCCAAACCAGCCTCAGCGCCTCGGTGCACACCAGCGGCGCCATCACCCTGCCGGCCCGGTTGTTCGGTGAAATCGTGGCCCGCATGCCGGCTGACAGCCCGATCAGCCTCAGCTGTGAGGAAGGCGGCGAGCAGGTGGAACTCACCAGCGCCTCCGGCAGCTATCAGATGCGCGGCATGCCCGCCGACGACTTTCCCGAATTGCCCCTCGCCCAGGCCGCTACACCGATCAAGCTCGACCCTGAGGTGCTGGTGAAAGGCCTGCGCGCCACCCTGTTTGCCAGCAGCGGCGATGAAGCCAAGCAGCTGCTTACCGGCGTGCATCTAGGCCTGAATGCCGATGGGCTGGAGTGCGCTGCCACCGACGGCCACCGCCTAGCTGTGCTGCGCCTGCAAAACAGCGCCGAGGGTGGGGCGGATCTCGATGTCACCGTGCCCGCTCGCTCGCTGCGCGAACTGGAGCGGCTGCTCTCCAGCCGCGGCGGCAGCGACCTGGTGAGCCTGTTCTGTGATCACGGCCAGGTGGTGTTCCAGTTCGCCGATCAGGTGCTCACCAGCCGCAGCCTCGATGGCACCTACCCCAACTACCGCCAGCTGATCCCTGAGAGCTTTACCCGCAGTCTCAAGCTCGACCGCAAGGGTCTGCTGGGCGCTTTGGAGCGGGTGGCTGTGCTGGCTGATCAGCACAACAACGTGGTGAAGATCAGCAGTGATCCCGCGGCCGGTCAGCTGAGTATCAGTACCGATGCGCAAGACGTGGGCAGTGGTTCAGAAGCCATCGCCGCTGACGTGAGCGGTGATGCCATCCAGATCGCCTTCAACGTGCGCTATGTGCTCGATGGCCTCAAGGCGATGAGCGCCGAGCGCGTGGAGCTGCGCTGCAATGCCCCCACCACGCCGGTGGTGCTGGCTCCTGACGATGATTCGGCCTTCACCTACTTGGTGATGCCGGTGCAGATCCGCCAGTGA
- a CDS encoding alpha/beta hydrolase produces the protein MPRLSKRQRLTAAVLSLGLMGSPGAIAAENVVFVTGAFRRSIPVSDLVYLADTGRARGLMSDVLMLARVDPAEVSKLLKAELSIPLLLTSRLLSTRLGEALLARIAQIIYPLYAKPAGVPALRAGVINALVATDGKLSAISFLEAYPVDEMEVSIPALLAVMQKAKSISELVQFFMESPLDGLRGNSDATEAKPAP, from the coding sequence ATGCCCAGGCTCAGCAAGCGACAGCGCCTTACCGCCGCTGTGCTGAGCCTCGGCCTGATGGGCAGCCCTGGGGCGATCGCCGCCGAAAACGTGGTGTTCGTGACAGGGGCCTTTCGCCGCTCGATTCCGGTGTCGGACCTGGTGTACCTAGCCGACACCGGCCGGGCCCGCGGGCTGATGTCTGACGTGCTGATGCTTGCCCGGGTGGACCCCGCTGAAGTGAGCAAGCTGCTCAAGGCAGAGCTCTCGATCCCGTTGCTGCTCACCAGCCGCCTGCTCAGCACCCGCCTGGGTGAGGCCCTGCTGGCGCGGATCGCGCAGATCATCTACCCGTTGTATGCGAAGCCGGCCGGGGTGCCGGCCCTGCGAGCGGGGGTGATCAATGCCCTGGTAGCCACCGATGGCAAGCTCAGCGCCATCAGCTTCCTCGAGGCCTACCCCGTCGACGAAATGGAGGTGAGCATCCCGGCTCTGCTAGCCGTGATGCAGAAGGCCAAATCCATCAGCGAGCTGGTGCAGTTCTTTATGGAGTCGCCGCTGGATGGGCTGAGGGGCAACAGCGACGCCACCGAGGCGAAACCCGCCCCGTAG
- the thrC gene encoding threonine synthase: MQDWPGLIEGYRKWLPVSNKTPVITLREGATPLIPAPVIAERIGKGVKVFLKYDGLNPTGSFKDRGMTMAISKAKEAGSEAVICASTGNTSAAAAAYARRGGMRAFVLIPDGYVAQGKLAQALLYGAEVLAVKGNFDRALAIVQEVANQYPITLVNSVNPFRLQGQKTAAFEVVDALGEAPDWLCIPVGNAGNISAYWMGFNEYKAAGHSRRLPRMMGFQAAGSAPLVLGHTVEQPDTIATAIRIGNPVNKERALKARSESNGDFMAVTDAEIIEAYKLLGSGEGVFCEPASAASVAGLIKRRHEVPAGATVVCVLTGNGLKDPTTAIEHNDSKFHTGLEPETATVARVMGF, from the coding sequence ATGCAGGACTGGCCCGGTCTGATCGAGGGCTACCGCAAGTGGCTGCCGGTGAGCAACAAAACGCCGGTGATCACCCTGCGCGAAGGCGCCACCCCCCTGATCCCCGCCCCGGTGATCGCCGAGCGGATCGGCAAGGGCGTGAAGGTGTTCCTCAAATACGACGGCCTTAACCCCACCGGCTCCTTCAAAGACCGGGGCATGACCATGGCCATCTCCAAGGCCAAGGAAGCGGGCTCCGAGGCGGTGATCTGCGCCAGCACGGGCAACACCTCAGCCGCAGCTGCGGCCTATGCGCGCCGTGGTGGCATGCGCGCCTTCGTGCTGATCCCCGATGGCTATGTGGCCCAGGGCAAGCTCGCCCAGGCCCTGCTCTACGGCGCTGAAGTGCTGGCCGTGAAGGGCAACTTCGACCGGGCCCTGGCGATTGTGCAGGAGGTGGCGAACCAATACCCGATCACCCTGGTGAACTCGGTGAACCCCTTCCGCCTGCAGGGCCAGAAAACCGCCGCCTTCGAGGTGGTGGATGCCCTGGGCGAGGCCCCCGATTGGCTGTGCATCCCCGTGGGCAACGCCGGCAACATCAGCGCCTACTGGATGGGCTTCAACGAATACAAGGCCGCCGGCCACAGCCGCCGCCTTCCCCGCATGATGGGCTTCCAGGCCGCTGGATCAGCCCCCCTGGTGCTGGGCCACACGGTGGAGCAGCCCGACACAATCGCCACCGCCATCCGCATCGGTAACCCGGTGAATAAGGAGCGGGCGCTCAAGGCGAGAAGCGAGAGCAACGGTGATTTCATGGCTGTGACCGACGCCGAGATCATCGAGGCCTACAAGCTGCTGGGCAGTGGTGAGGGCGTGTTCTGCGAGCCCGCCAGTGCCGCCTCCGTGGCCGGCCTGATCAAACGTCGTCACGAGGTGCCAGCGGGGGCCACGGTGGTGTGCGTGCTCACCGGCAACGGCCTCAAGGACCCCACCACGGCGATCGAGCACAACGACTCGAAGTTCCACACCGGCCTTGAACCGGAGACCGCCACCGTGGCCCGGGTGATGGGCTTCTGA
- a CDS encoding RNA methyltransferase, giving the protein MSLPEQLLLSDLLRRRVRCEQGLDHGAGVLAWMHPPVHRLLGWISKPSSFGDRREAWRLDQLRGLVELEALVQGPGADTDLPTTDRLPTLMEAALLDRHGELMGMVADAAVELSTGQILHYLVSRSDPRLPGSSRWRLSPERIRDQQPGQVLTALNGLDDLPLARASVRQEFLRRGRRWRDQFAEETSRLREQFQQVGDRFDDRLEGWLEEEPEPDDDEPRRAVTARDEAWDDWDEESKPDPNHRDADPWL; this is encoded by the coding sequence GTGAGCCTGCCGGAGCAGTTGCTGTTGAGTGATCTGCTGCGCCGTCGGGTGCGCTGCGAGCAGGGGCTCGATCACGGCGCAGGGGTGCTGGCTTGGATGCACCCCCCTGTGCACCGGTTGCTCGGCTGGATCAGCAAGCCTTCGTCGTTCGGGGATCGGCGCGAGGCCTGGCGGCTCGATCAACTGCGCGGACTGGTAGAGCTGGAAGCCTTGGTGCAGGGCCCCGGCGCTGATACGGATCTGCCCACCACTGATCGATTACCCACCTTGATGGAGGCGGCCCTGCTCGATCGCCACGGCGAGCTCATGGGCATGGTGGCGGATGCAGCTGTGGAGCTCAGCACCGGCCAGATCCTCCACTACCTGGTGTCGCGCAGCGATCCGCGTTTACCCGGCAGCAGCCGCTGGCGCCTCAGCCCCGAGCGCATTCGCGATCAACAGCCGGGCCAGGTGCTCACCGCCCTCAATGGGCTGGATGATTTGCCCTTGGCGCGGGCCAGCGTGCGCCAGGAGTTTCTGCGGCGCGGCCGCCGTTGGCGCGATCAGTTTGCGGAAGAAACCTCCCGCCTGCGTGAGCAGTTCCAGCAGGTGGGCGATCGCTTCGATGACCGCTTGGAAGGTTGGTTGGAGGAGGAGCCGGAGCCTGACGACGACGAACCTCGCCGCGCAGTCACCGCCAGGGATGAAGCCTGGGATGACTGGGATGAGGAGAGCAAGCCCGACCCCAACCATCGGGATGCCGACCCTTGGTTGTAG